Within Aliivibrio fischeri, the genomic segment TTTTAATGAGCGATCTCTAAAACAAGTCAATCCAAAAGAGCAGCAAGAGTTATGCTCTTTACTTCACAAATGGCAAGTTTTACCAAATGGAACAGAAGGCTACAGAACAGCCGAGGTGACATTAGGTGGGGTAAATACAGACGAATTGTCTTCAAAAACAATGGAGTCTAAGAAAGTACCTGGCTTGTATTTTGTCGGTGAAGTCATGGATGTGAGTGGTTGGCTTGGTGGCTATAATTTCCAATGGGCATGGTCTAGTGGATATGTTGCAGGAATTAATGTGTAGTTAGTTCCATTTTTTGCACCTTTGTTCGCCTTAATTTTATAAAACGCATACGTTTCTACCGTTTCAGTTATGGATGACATGTTGTTAATTTTATTTTTATAAGGGCTTAATAAATAATGCAAACTCTCTCATTTAGTGTTCAAAGCATTACGCATCTTAAAGAAGAGTGTGATTCACTATTAATAGAGAGGGCATCAGGATGTTTAATTCAGATATTCTCTTCTCAATCTATGGAAGAAGTATCTACTTATTATTCCTTTTTACAGTGCTTATTTCCTCACGCTGAGATCGTTGGTCTCAGCGCGATTCATACCAGTATCAATTCCTCGGTATTCACTCAATCAACCATTGTATCTATTTCTACTTTTGATTCTTCAACCGTGACATCAGCGTCAATTGTCCATGGTGAAAATGAACCACTTGTTGGTCATCAATTATTAAGAAAACTATCCGTTAATCAGACGACGAAAAGCGTTATTGCTTTTAGTTGTTATGGCTCTGCAAGCAATTACAAGCTCTTTGAAGCTTTTTCTGAGCAAGCTTACATTGTTCCTGTATCGGGTTGTGTTGCGACAGATACAGGTGAAGGCGCCTGGATTCTGTTTAATGGTGAGTTTCATCAAAACCAAATCGTTGCTGTTGCTTTACATGGTGAAAAATTACAGGCTTGGTATGAAGCCTTTGTTGAATGGAATCCCATTGGTAAGCACTTTCGAGTTACTGCTTCTGAAGGTCGAGTGGTTAAAGCGATTGACCATATTCCTGCATACGATTTTTATTGTAAGTACTTAGCTGACAACAAACCACTTGCGCTTAGCCAAATTCAAGCTTTTCCTTTAATGCTAGAGGAAGAGACGGCACGCATTATTAATACGGTTGAATCAATAACTAAAGAAGGTCATTTATTGTTTTCAGCTGAAGTGCCTGTTGGTGATGAGGTTAGATTATCGTATTACCATCCGTCGTTAACGCAAGAGCAAGTGAACCAAGGTGCGGCTCGTTTGGCGAATCGACGACCTGAATCTATTTTTATTTATAACTGTGAATCGCGGATTGAAAATAGTACTGAATCAACAGAATTACAGGCGTTTTCTGATGTTGGTTTATGCCAGGGTGTTTATGGGATGGGAGAATTTTTTCGATCTCATAATCAGCAGATTTTACACCATAGTTTAACCTACCTTGCGTTAAGTGAATCAGAAGAAGTTGCATCAGAATACGATACTTTTTCTCGTGCGCCACGTGTTCATAACTTAACGCCGCTGTTCTCATTAATTAAAATTCAATTCAAGATTTGGATCATATGACCTCTGAATTGGAAGAGAAAATTAGAGAGCAGTCACTGCGTTTAATTCAAACTTATCGTACGGACAGAAGAACGGGTTTACTTAATCGCACGGTACTGAAAGAGCGCCTTTCTCATATAGCGTTAACGGATCATTTACTCTCTTTTAAATTAACCAATTTAAGCCAAGTAAATGAAAAGTATGGTTACCATGTCGGTGATAAGTTACTGCAAGATATTAGTTATTATATGAAAGAGCATTTAGGCTTAGCAATTGAGTCTGAAATTGAGCTCTACAGTATTGGTATTGCTGAATGGGGTGTCATATTTAATAGCGATACTGCCAGTGAGGTATTACGTAAGCAGATTACTGGTTTTATTGAAAAACTAGAACATGAAAATTTTGAACCTTATGGTTTAGATGATGTGGACTATTTAAGTGTTTCTATTTCTGGAGGCCTTATTAGTCGGCGTGATTTCCCAACCATTGCTTCTGAAGACTTAATTCTAAAAACGGTAGAGGCAAGGCGAATTGCTATGCGTCGTAATCGCCACTTGTGTAATGCCCGAGAATTAATGAAAGAAGAGCGTACTCGTCAAAATCAACTGGATTGGCTTACTTGTGTCAATCGAGCGATTTCTCAAAAGGAGTATTGGTTTATGGGCAACCTATTTATAAAGCGCATACTCATGAGCTGGCATCAACAGAATGTCTAATGCGAATTCAAGAGGACGACCAAATATTTGCTCCGGGACAGTTTTTACCAGCTGTTGAGGGGACACATCTCTATACTCGCTTAAGTAGAGAAATGATTTCGAGTATCTTTGAGATCATGCAGTCGAATGATTTGACGTTCTCGATTAATTTATCTCCTCAAGATTTATTAAGTGATAGAACACTAGATTTATTAGAGTCATCCATGATCCGTTTAGATAACCCAATGCGAGTGGGATTTGAAGTGTTAGAAACGGAACAAATTCAAGATTATGGGCATATCATTGAGGTGTGTAATCATTTCCGACGCTTAGGTGCGCGAATTATTATTGATGATTTCGGTTCAGGTTATTCCAATATTGATGCGATCATGAAACTAGAGCCTCAGGTGATTAAGCTTGATGGTTCAATCATCAAAAATGTACATCAAGATAAGCGACAACGTTTGATTTCTCAGCAAATGGTACAGCTTTGTCATGTATTAGATGCCAAAGCTGTGGCCGAGTTTGTTCATAATCAAGAGGTGTGTTCAATTGTTGAAGATATGGGCGTGGATTACTTACAAGGTTACTTTTTAGGTGAGCCTAAATCGTTACACATTAAGACGTAAACTTATGTCCACTTCGTTCAGCTTGAAACACCGTTAAAAATTGATCGTAATAACATGAAAGAGCTTGAGCATTCTCAGGCTCTTTTACCATCTCTAAGACTTCAATTCCTGCTTCGCACGTACATAGGTTACCTTCACTTTGATTTCTACGTAAGTGATAGCGAGATGC encodes:
- a CDS encoding EAL domain-containing protein; the encoded protein is MVYGQPIYKAHTHELASTECLMRIQEDDQIFAPGQFLPAVEGTHLYTRLSREMISSIFEIMQSNDLTFSINLSPQDLLSDRTLDLLESSMIRLDNPMRVGFEVLETEQIQDYGHIIEVCNHFRRLGARIIIDDFGSGYSNIDAIMKLEPQVIKLDGSIIKNVHQDKRQRLISQQMVQLCHVLDAKAVAEFVHNQEVCSIVEDMGVDYLQGYFLGEPKSLHIKT
- a CDS encoding GGDEF domain-containing protein; the protein is MTSELEEKIREQSLRLIQTYRTDRRTGLLNRTVLKERLSHIALTDHLLSFKLTNLSQVNEKYGYHVGDKLLQDISYYMKEHLGLAIESEIELYSIGIAEWGVIFNSDTASEVLRKQITGFIEKLEHENFEPYGLDDVDYLSVSISGGLISRRDFPTIASEDLILKTVEARRIAMRRNRHLCNARELMKEERTRQNQLDWLTCVNRAISQKEYWFMGNLFIKRILMSWHQQNV
- a CDS encoding FIST N-terminal domain-containing protein; the protein is MQTLSFSVQSITHLKEECDSLLIERASGCLIQIFSSQSMEEVSTYYSFLQCLFPHAEIVGLSAIHTSINSSVFTQSTIVSISTFDSSTVTSASIVHGENEPLVGHQLLRKLSVNQTTKSVIAFSCYGSASNYKLFEAFSEQAYIVPVSGCVATDTGEGAWILFNGEFHQNQIVAVALHGEKLQAWYEAFVEWNPIGKHFRVTASEGRVVKAIDHIPAYDFYCKYLADNKPLALSQIQAFPLMLEEETARIINTVESITKEGHLLFSAEVPVGDEVRLSYYHPSLTQEQVNQGAARLANRRPESIFIYNCESRIENSTESTELQAFSDVGLCQGVYGMGEFFRSHNQQILHHSLTYLALSESEEVASEYDTFSRAPRVHNLTPLFSLIKIQFKIWII